Part of the Amphiura filiformis chromosome 9, Afil_fr2py, whole genome shotgun sequence genome is shown below.
TGATCTCAATTCCATTTTTTATATTCCACTCATATCAAGGATTATCTTAattttttgattgatttttttcatgctcctctCATATCTCGGATCATTTGCACCAAAGTTAAGACCAATCGGTCAAAGTTTGAAGTTTGACCCTATGACCTTTGCTGATGATCTCGGATTAAATTGTGTATTATCATGACTGCAGCTAATCTGTCAAAGTGATTTTGGTAGTATTAGTGTTGTTTGGTTACATTGTTGCTATTGACccttgcgtgacctttgaccccaagctGAGCACAACTGATATTAAGCTTCGGCTAATGCTTCTtctgaccatgtttggtggtcatacatacatactgtgatgtgccctgagtaatttaatttgatgatttatctctgtttacaattaaaatctattttctgagacattttagggattcccctttcttgcatcaacttgatcaaaaacaaatcgaatcatttctaattttggatcatatgggaatacccctagagattgttaagtgaagatgatgtcacgggattcccctcaggaagtgatgtcaggggattcccctcaggaagtgatgaaatgtgaaaggttaatgttataattaagacttgggaatttcccagactgcagaatagtgtgaaggtagtaatagcctattgatagaatgggggttttcccagtgcttgatatataagaaaatgtaaacacaattattgacacagttgatagtgttgatctgggctagctagctaatatgcttacagtccaattccttcaaagaaaggaaattgcaaaccagaaatattttatgtagtcaaagtactactatttgccagtgttgtcggagaagatctagaatacgtcaaagaacgtactttttccaagaaaggaatatatattcttctgtcgacttgctgaagtctggtgttttgattcaacgcaactgtcaatataagtggggacaactgcatcgcagtcctgcttcctgaagatattgtgtgaaaagtggaaatagcaccaaatcagcgcaaggagttaagtttggagaaagcagcgcaaggagataacggtttggagaaagcaacaccatttttgtgtgaggatttcatacgcaaggatatttataaggtacgcaagtgtacactggattttgctgatttttgcaggacaagtggataaggatatattacatcagtcgtccagaacattacaagaactctaATATCActaacaagaagacagctggttaagtactgatagagtaaacctgtcattgtgtgattttattgtatatgcgatattgttattatatgtaccaatcatactctgttttcaattaaagacttagattttgttagcttaatcaaacagaatatttgtgttgtgcattcgtgtgaatttgggtaaaaggtgattttgaccttgagtcaaatatacatacatacattttaaacatttgtatagcgctgctacatttagaacgtagcgctcaaagcaaaataaaaaaaggaacaTGAAGAAAAATTAAATGAGAACTGCGGTCATAGCGTGTAATTTAGAGTAGGAACAGCATTTTAAAGATTTCCACAAAATCACCTCTATAAACCCCTCCAGGGGCATTTAACACAAATTTCCGGGGTATgcttccccggaaagaccccccctttGGATTCGCatctccgaaagaccccttatatttgaccaaaatagagctccgataaattttgataatttcagctctaaaagaccccaaaattgctcattcctcatattcctagctattttcaacccaaatgccaagaaagacccttgattttgactgttcgcagctccaaaaatcccaattttacttgttcgcagctcaaaaaaaaaacaccttttaccggtacgctgtcagctcccaaagacccaccacctcaaaattccgaggAAACGTaaccaacaatttttttttgatgtgcccccctcgAAActcctacatgacctttgaccctaagaTGTGTACAACTTTATATATTGAGCTTTGGTTCTTCTAACCAAGTTTGGTGCTCATAGCATTTAAGTAGAAGTAGCAATTTAAAGGTCTTTACAAAATGGCCCCAATAACCCCTTCATTGCCTTTGACCCTACATGTGAACTACTTAAGTACGacttaagcttgggtcagtgcttcttttGCCCGAGTTTGATATAAAATCGGATAGATTGAGCCCATATTAATGGTCGAGCCGGGGGTCGAGCAATgagttttaaattttttaaactcattacgagaccaataaatattgcgcgtaaagcatcaaattttcgcattattatgttttggatccaatattttcagacacttggattcatcaaaacataataatggtcgtCTGGCACTTGTAGCACTTTAACTAAAAAGTAAGTATGACGAAAGAATCAGAAGAAGAGAAATCAGAAGATTCGCCTGCTCGACAATATATAGGTGGTGCccggcactcaactttggaagtgacggtatgtgcctgtcaattggccccctcttttgaagtcgactatacccgatgaccccctttttttaaaagccatacccgatgaccttttttttagttgcggctacccaatgacccccttttttctagaatagcatcatcaaaatgcaacaaaaaaatgccgaaactgtcaaattttgctccattttttcaaaattatgccgaaattttcaaaattttgctccatttcttcaaaattttctacccgatgacccttttttaaatcttatactcgatgaccccttttttcaaaatattgtacccaatgaccccctttttttttttgtttgtacccaatgacccctttttttaattaacgctttgtacccgatatgcccctacttcgcgactccggtaggcacatacccgtcacttccaaagttgagtgccccccgggtggTGCTATGCACGTACTACATAACACCTACATAAAGAGCGGAAACGAAACATAAACAGTGACCGGTATTTAATTCAGTAAGCTAGAGGGTCAAAATGTTCTTGATGACGTCACGGATGGCGATATTGGCAAATAAACTACTAGTATTGTTTAATACGGCCTTTATTGACGAGGACGAAATATACTTTGATCAGTGGAAAGTCAgtaaatagtgaaaatatttggtgaacataaaaaaaaaccactcctTACCTTGACCTTTGGCTACTGACATGAATTTTTCCGGTATCTTAATGGTTGGTCGATCCACGAGATACTGATTTTGGAAAGCTTCTCGCACACTTTCAGCACTATTCAAAATAACTATAAGTTGATTTCCCAAGTATAAGCTGTACACTTTGCCGTAACGTTTGGTAAGCTTAGCCATGAATTGATGTGGTTGTAAGCCAGATCGATACAGAGAAATACCAAAATTAGGCAAGCTGCCCAAAATAGGCCAGGTAAATGGTCCTGGGGGTAGATTCTTTGGTTTACGTGTCCACCATGATATAATTAGGAAAACAACTGCACACAGCAAAACAGCGCGGATATCGGTAAACCATAAAATTATATTCGCCATTTTACAACAATCGAACAATATACTATACAGACATGTATCAGACGTGTACCCAGTCACGGAGCAAtgacttccttccttccttccttccgttAAAGTGCAGACCACATATAGATATGGATAATCACACTGCGTTGGTGGCTCATGCGTGGAGCAACACATGCAAAAATATCAGGTGCAATATGTACATGTGCGAGTAAAAAGCTGACTGTAAGATGCTACAGTTGTTGGGCCCTCAGCGCAGATTTGAAAGCGTTGAGGGTTGTGAAAGCTGCAGGATCACTCTCCAAGCTGTTCCAGTCCCTTGTTGTTCTTGGGAAGAAGGAGTTGGAATGGGCAGCTAAGTTACAGTGTTGGCACAGAAAACGAGATGAATGACCTCTGGTTCTGGATGTTGATGGAGTAAGATAATTGGACCACTCGATGTCCTGTAAAAAATAGAAGCAGTAGATCGTAGAAAAGGGATTGATTTCCGCACTGCTCTTGTGCATAAAGGCCAAGGGCATTGTGACATAAGTTGGGGACCAGAGAGTAGATcagagagtagatattcttgagagggcactctattcacgtggtttcttttccaacgctaaaagatcacgaactttggtggtttgcaaatgacaagtgtccgcactatcgattgattacgtaactgttatgaataatttattaggtttttcaatgcaatcgcctcgacccattaatacatattatcaaagtacttggaatagcaatccggtgagttcgctgaactacgccctaatactgatggagttcttggcgtttaatggcgtttctcctctccatacacagatgaacaaatacaatggataaaggtcaacacgtatgaactcctatgtgacatgttatacgtgatgtacaaaaacctaaatatcataaagatcagtattcgtttgtgcatatgaactgcacatttacgttaaAATATTACTCAtaactcattatatattatgacaaatattggtattatgacaatacggtatatacattgctatataaaacgactaatagatcctactaacatggcgtcaggtcaatggttcatcatatcccgtatgtttcttaaaattcattcatatttgagacaaattgctgtgccctaATATAGCTGCACAGGTGGATCcgtgttggtttttttttggttttttcatttctttttaatgaaagaattaaggttttccactgcacgagggccacaagggtgatactaattttaatgctatattttcaaaatgaatacgtgttcccggttggctctataccgatttcacagaaaaggtatttctagtacaatgcagcgtcgaacctagctgagagcgtagcctaagtcattatagactccaaaaatggctctccatacacaaatgaacaaacacaaaggagggtagtctacTCCGCgtcagcttgatttcgatggagcgaaaccaaattggttgcggaggagacgggtcattttgctatgcaaattctTGAGTGTCGTAGCCCTGCTCGAACCCGCAAATTCATTGCACAACACTGTTAGAATTCGCATGCCATGTCGTTTACCTGTGGAAACCCCATAGGCATGATAGGGATGCATAACAAAGGCAAGGTCAGACATCTCTGTGTTAAAAAGCTTCCAAGCGTAtgtgtctcatttgcataacaaggagtAACTTCAATAAGTTGATTTCTCATAAACGTGCTTGGAGCAGAGAACATGTCTTACACTTcacataatgcatttcttcaatttcaattttctgtactgatttgctatgttgtGCCACATGGGTCGAGTGGCGAAATAACCaatagtgaacagagcacatccagatcttatcatttttttactatcgacccaattttatatcagtctagctcagtctattctcaaaacgaaaacaaaggaaacctgtacaaagtaattggAGCGtcattgcaaaggattctgggaaaaggtaatatatcttctctgggttttgagatgaaaaattaGGCAAATAACAAGATTTATTACagtcagcaacctggacaaccgattcttttgttatgcaaggctcactcagtcatttaatgaggcaatacaaacgatcgaatttggtgttgaaatgagctaaattttgagttacaccttttcaatgtaaaattaattttctcggccaaatgaaaagcaatcattttcattttcatgtcaggaaaaattgtagtgcttgatactgtattttttttcaaatcctagtgttaaacttaggcgtgaaatgtagtcatttagtgtaagagtTTCGATTTTggtaggcttaaactctgcccgcgagcctttttttggatcaaccttttcaaagtaagatagttcgcttatgaaggatttttcccaactttctaacgcacatcaccgtgagcgatatatcatagttttgtcagaatttctgttttgatttcaccattttttactgccggctgaaaatttttcaaaatcaacgcgtgaaatctaaggctaatactagcattgtggatcgatatccctgggtttaataggaataccggcatggctacagtgttgccagaacttcaatatagcaaagaaattcccaggcctatagcgctcctactgatcatgtttaagcacgatgaggatctttcatcacgtgagtgattaattatttgatttcatcatcaccgtgatcatctgaccaatgtgttgaaatttgcttctcctcaaaacaacttttcccaacaatcttacatgcaattgggcaatattttaagcaaaactttcatttacaaaacataaatattacactgtatgttttatgatcaagcaaactgtggaacacacttccatataaccttcgtaacgcccccagactttcgttatttaaacgccagcttaaaaccaatctctgtaaattgattgtttttacgtttgtttgtaaatttcgtgctttacgcgctttgagttcctcatcagaagagattgtgccttataagaaccatacattatcattgttaacttaaacaggtttttgtttttaaacaaaaacctgttcaagcaattattaaaaacagaataacttggatgttaatacttgacgtagtgtttcaattgtcatgaaggtgactgggtatggtgccttttgtttgtgtttgtttgaaactgcttttggaaacccaccgaaagtcataggccctaatgaagcagccaaaacaataccaggttaaacatggaagtttataaaacctattaaataacctaaaggaaaaaaaaacatttgtggcaacaatgagccttgcattgaaagtcatggttaaagtgtgttgagtaccaccccaaagtttccctacatacacccccactacccacctcacacacctctgcacccaccccaccccataggcctacatgtacatgatattacatactggtacataataatatttatatagcacgactATAGGTATACATTTATATaggtatagcgctaaattatgacaaatatggttataggcctacatgccaaattaaaaacaaacccgaacacaagtctgaagggtgtaatgaaaatgccaacccgcgatggggcgggggggggggcgggggtcatacaaaattcacctggagataaatcccctataataaccgacgctaatttttctaggtttggacataAATTGGAattcaggctatcacgggagcaaatttttaaaattcacctcatttaccagaacacccaattggggatttgggctaccaaatcgctggtcgggcaatttgctttcaatggaaaattgccctggatgacaacaatgaaaatatcgactatttctgctggttgctcacgagataaaagtactgagtttgccattttcggagcatgaagggaaaaagggtaaaataaaaacggaattctgacaaaactataatatatagacccacactatgtgccttacagaggtgggaaatatctttctttagcaaactatattagtttgagacgctaaaaatcaattccgtaaaaagctcgcgggcgaactcaaggcctataaaaatatcacactaaaagacacaatttgatacttaattttaacaccaggatataaaaaaaaatgcatatccaagcaccaagtttttaactaacattactgaaaaaaaaaaaaatattgctttatatttgaccgagaaaattaatttcatagcaaaaaggtgtatctctgaattgtgctgattttaacatgtatcgatcgacttttagcgcgactatgcatttctaaagaatcggttgtccaggttgctgactGCGTCATCATTAAGCGTGATTGTTCACCGCCAATGTTTACTGCCAAAGAGTAAGACCAATTACGTCATTTTACACGTGACATACCTGCGCTAAAAGGTAAGTATTCGTCTGGTTGTTTTACCAGCTTGTCCCCAGTTATAAACCTCTCTGGACGAaatattccgtaaaaagctcgcgggcgaactcagggcctataaaaatcaaaatatcacactaaaagacacaatttgatgcttaattttaacaccaggatttaaaaaaaatgtatatccaagcaccaagtttttaactgacattactgaagaaaaaaaattattgctttatatttgaccgagaaaataaatttcatagcaaaaaggtgtatctctgaattgtgctgattttaacatgtatcgatcgacttttagcgcgactaagcagaacaaaagaatcggttgtccaggttgctgactGATTACTGCTTCTTGATAAATATGCACGGGGAATAGTGCCCTTATTTACTGCATACCAAATATGGTCTGAACTCTTGTGAATAGTTATACGGGATTTTGTGTGACTGGGGTATTGCGCGAAGCAAGTTTCTAAACCAGCCTGTCAGATttgaattttcttcaaaattcggCCACCATTTGGGGTAAATTTTATAGGATATTTTACCTATATTTCaccaaatctaatctgaaaaaaaaaaatggagaaaTTCGTTGAAAATTAATTTAAGCCAGAGACGACCAAAAAACGGCAGGCTGCACCAGTGCACCTGTTTGATCAAACCTTTAATGACATTATCTTTGCTTTGGTCGCTTTAGTCTAGTCTCTCACGATAGCTTCAGTTCTAAAATCACTCGGAGAGTTAGTTGCCCCGATCTTTCCATCCAAACATAAGTTTTGTGCATTTTGGGTTTCTTGAAAGTGAAGTGATGTAGAAGCTGAGAGAAGAAGAGAAACAGCTCCAATTTGGCTAGGTTTTCACCAAGGCAAACTCGTCGTCCTGTAAAACGGCACAGTAAACGAGAGAGAAACAGAATTGAAAAGATACAAATATAAAACTAcagcattatcatcatcatcatcatcatattcatcatcatcatccatcatccatcatcatcatcatcatcatcatcatcatcatcatcatcatcatcatcatcatcatcatgaatgtGATAAACCAAAGAAAATCAAAAGTGAAACAAAGAAAAGCAACATTTAACACCAGCAGTATCGTTATCCTCTTCCTCTTTCTCCGgcctcctcatcctcatcctcctcaCTGTCATCATTATTATCGTGGTggtcgtcattatcatcatcatccatcatcatttcAGCATGATTGATCGACGTCACTGTTTACTGCCTAAGAGTAAGACCAATTACGGCATTTTGCACGTGACATACCTGCGCTAAAAGGTAAGTATTCCTCTGGTTGTTTTGCCAGCTTGTCCCCAGTTATAAACCTCTCTGGACGAAATATTTCTGGATCTGTCCAAGTAGCCGGATCGTGATGGATTGCCCAAATATTGGACATAATGATCGTGTTTTTTGGGATGGTGTAACCAAACAACGCACAATCTTCTGCGGCGTAATGGGGTACCCCTAAGGGGACAATAGAGGCGATTCGTTGAATCTCCATCAGGGTAGCTTCGGTGTAAGGAAGTTGTTCCTTATCCGATAAATTAGGTAAGCGATTTCTGCCCACAACATTGTCAATTTCTTGATGAACTTTGTCCTGAATGTCTGGGTATGCCATCATATACAACAAAGCCCAACGAAGGGTTGTTACAGTGGTTTCAGAACCAGCTGCAAAAAGTTGAGTTACTGTTGACATCATATTATGTTCATTAATATTTAAAGCACGTACACTTCCTTCAACTTGCTCTATTTCATCCAAATAGACGTCAATATAGTCCTTAAGATCAGAACGGTCAAACTTTTTGCGATGGTCATCAAAGATAGTGCTGTAAAAGTTCCATAACCGTTGAACTCTTTCATATCTTACTTTGTCTGGCGTAGATCCTATGTTGAGGTACCTGTAAGGTAATGAAAACCCTTTGCATGAGTAGACCGACTTTTTGTGATTTTAAGTGTGTATTTAACAGTGTTGTAGGTCACGAGACCGGCCTCGGTCCCGAGACCAGCTAagcctggtcttggtctcggtctcggtctcggcccTCCTGGTCTCGAGGTCTCGGTCCGAGACCGGGTTCGAGACCGGCAAAATAGCGCCATTCTGGTTATCTGGCAGCAATTCTGCTCAAACAGTTTTCATCAATTGAATCATTAAAGATTAACTAAAGTCCCCAATCCCCACATTCTCAATCTTACATGAGGACCTActcttttattttcaattaggtccaatcagttatttttcaaaacattgtaTGAATTTATTGTAAACAAAATCTATTGTAAGcaagcagtgttgtagtcgagaccggcctatccgagaccaagaccgaggccaggcagtccgagaccgagaccaagaccaagaccgagaccagctggtccgagaccgagaccaagaacgagaccagcaggtccgagaccaagaccgagaccgagaccaggcTTGAAAGTAATATCATTAATAAATGATTACTATCTCGGTGACTGGAACCTGATGGGCCATATAAACCATATTTAGTGCTAGATTTTTAAGCAATAATaccaaaattcaattattttgaaaacatttggaTCCAAAACAAGAGAAATAATTAAGGCGGTTCAAATGACCCGTTAGTAACATCGAAATGATAATATGCGGAATTAATCGGtttcggtcttggtctcggatacgccggtctcgactacaacactgctatTTAAGTGTGTATTTGGATTAGGTTCGGATAGCTTGGTGAATATAATATGTATCATGTGTATACTGTTCAAACAAGTGTTGCAATAGACAATGAGCAAATATTGAACTCAAATGTCTTTGTTAATTATTCTTTATTAGTTTAGAATTTAGTTTAATACATATATTCCCTTCGTGACGTTATTAGAAGGACTtggtttttaaatatatatatataaattgctTTCATTCTGACTTTTTGTCAGTGCCATTTACAAAGAATTCCGTTCTGTCGTAATCCTTATAGGCCTACCTAACTATTGGGATGAATGCGGCAGCGATCCCAGCTCCAGTATCCTGAAATTGCTTATCTAAGAGGTGTAACAGCTCATGGAATTTCGTGTCTGAATACTCAAATCTCTTCCCAAAAACCACTGCACAGATGATATTGGATACAGCATTCGACAGCAGCTTACGCGGATCGAAGCTTTCTCCTTTAAAAGAAGAAAACTCTTCGCAAAGAGCCTTTACTTCCACTGATATTTGATCTTGGAAACTTCTTTTACCGACACCAAAACTTCGGAAGGTGGAGAGAGTAAATCTTCTTTGTTCTCTCCAATGATCGCCCGATGCCATTACCACGCCTATAGGAAAACACAAGAAAATACTGCGTCATTGATATGATATCATGATCATTCTTTTATGCtattagactggttctattttggaaaaatcgcgttcctagcggcaagtttgcgtaaaagttggcaaccagcttatttttgttaatggaatttgtatttatttatcatctatcttctgaacttgacatcgcagatagtaaaaactattcttttcctgaatcccttgaacttgaggaacagtttccatccatttttacgaaaatcggaacaactttaatttttcaccccttgATTGATCTTGGACCTGCTGAGCCTCATAACTTGATAATTATATGTCTTAggcgcaaatatgttacattaatttgtgtgatccttagaccccgacgaataatttgacatgttttatagtgaatttggagcattgtTATATTTTGCCACCTATATATGGACGTGTAGGTAGTTGGGGTAATTTTTTTAGGGTCACagggttccaatatagcttggcagacaaaatgtttgaattcagCATTcccaaattaaccaaaataatttagttgccaacttttacgcgaacttgccgctagatgcttttaaataagcacatatttccaaaatagaaccagcctatatagacgaatctcacgaactaagtcatggtcaggatttggtcggccattactgggtccccgctgcaccaaactggtgttttgacCGCTTAAATATTGTGCGAATAAAAGCCGCATtcgagaagatgcaaggacgaggagggttaatagaataatatatagatgagttgagTCAGTTGacttcaatgtttatcaacaaaggcaagggactggcatatcgatatgcttgagtgaaccc
Proteins encoded:
- the LOC140160235 gene encoding cytochrome P450 2J4-like, whose translation is MAHWLFLWFTDIRTILLACVVVFIIISWWTRKPKNLPPGPWTWPILGSLPNLGISLYRSGLQPHQFMAKLTKHYGKVYSFYLGNQLLVILNSAESVREAFQNQYLVDRPTVKIPEKIMSVLKGQGVVMASGDHWREQRRFTLSTFRSFGVGKRSFQDQISVEVKALCEEFSSFKGESFDPRKLLSNAVSNIICAVVFGKRFEYSDTKFHELLHLLDKQFQDTGAGIAAAFIPIVRYLNIGSTPDKVRYERVQRLWNFYSTIFDDHRKKFDRSDLKDYIDVYLDEIEQVEGSVRALNINEHNMMSTVTQLFAAGSETTVTTLRWALLYMMAYPDIQDKVHQEIDNVVGRNRLPNLSDKEQLPYTEATLMEIQRIASIVPLGVPHYAAEDCALFGYTIPKNTIIMSNIWAIHHDPATWTDPEIFRPERFITGDKLAKQPEEYLPFSAGRRVCLGENLAKLELFLFFSQLLHHFTFKKPKMHKTYVWMERSGQLTLRVILELKLS